In Desulfopila inferna, the following are encoded in one genomic region:
- the rseP gene encoding RIP metalloprotease RseP yields the protein MNTLFSFILVLGLLIFVHELGHFLVAKLFGVRVLKFSLGFGPKLFGRVVGETEYIVSALPLGGYVKMFGENPDEQDVPEADKKVSFAHKSVLQRFLIILAGPVFNLIFPIFLFFFLFSVVGVPQPVETTRVGMVTEDSPAYHAGIQEGDVLLEINGQPTKLWVDVLHKVKESGGNEINVLLQRENRTLEVLVKPELDDAKNMFGEVTEERYMIGIVKDNEVEYSSVGGLQAFKDALSQTWLFIYLTGMGFAKIVQQVIPASELGGPILIAQLAGEQMREGWVNLTYFIGLLSVNLGILNLLPIPVLDGGHLAFLTVEAIRRKPMNERAQIIAQQIGIALLATLMVFVFYNDILRLFQ from the coding sequence ATGAATACACTTTTTTCTTTTATTTTGGTTTTGGGACTGCTCATCTTTGTTCATGAGTTAGGCCATTTTCTTGTCGCTAAACTTTTCGGCGTCAGAGTACTCAAGTTCTCACTTGGATTCGGGCCAAAGCTCTTTGGGCGAGTTGTGGGAGAGACGGAATACATCGTTTCCGCCCTGCCGCTAGGGGGGTACGTCAAGATGTTTGGTGAAAACCCCGATGAGCAGGATGTGCCGGAAGCCGATAAAAAGGTATCGTTCGCCCATAAAAGTGTGCTGCAGAGGTTTTTAATCATACTGGCCGGACCCGTGTTTAATCTGATATTTCCCATTTTTCTCTTTTTTTTCCTGTTCAGCGTTGTTGGAGTTCCACAACCGGTAGAAACCACTCGGGTCGGTATGGTGACCGAAGATTCACCGGCATATCATGCGGGAATCCAGGAGGGTGATGTTTTGCTGGAAATTAACGGCCAGCCTACCAAGCTTTGGGTTGACGTCCTTCACAAGGTCAAGGAAAGCGGTGGTAATGAGATAAATGTTCTGCTACAGAGAGAAAACAGGACCCTTGAGGTGTTGGTGAAGCCTGAACTTGATGATGCCAAAAATATGTTTGGCGAAGTGACCGAAGAGCGCTATATGATCGGCATTGTCAAGGACAATGAGGTCGAATACTCCTCTGTCGGAGGGTTGCAGGCCTTTAAGGATGCGCTCTCGCAAACATGGCTTTTCATCTATCTCACCGGCATGGGTTTTGCCAAAATAGTGCAGCAGGTCATTCCTGCTAGCGAACTGGGTGGTCCGATCCTCATTGCCCAGCTCGCCGGGGAGCAAATGCGGGAGGGGTGGGTTAATTTAACCTATTTCATTGGTTTGTTGAGCGTCAATCTGGGAATTCTCAACCTCTTGCCGATACCCGTTCTTGATGGCGGCCATCTGGCTTTTCTGACAGTGGAAGCCATTCGGCGAAAGCCTATGAACGAGCGGGCTCAGATCATCGCGCAGCAGATTGGCATAGCTCTGCTCGCCACCCTGATGGTTTTTGTGTTCTACAATGATATCCTGAGGCTGTTTCAGTGA
- a CDS encoding 1-deoxy-D-xylulose-5-phosphate reductoisomerase → MKKKISLLGSTGSIGVNVLRIVREFPEHFEIVGLAAARNLMELSKQMTEFRPKCVSVIDEHHAENLKKLVAPHFHDIIVYGNSGNEQVGALAEADFTVSAIVGAAGLLPTLAAIEAGKDIGLANKETLVMAGKIVMDAVRRRGIRLFPIDSEHSAIFQALEGGRRQDVDKIILTASGGPFREKTVAELQNVTPAQALEHPNWSMGRKISIDSSTLMNKGLEVIEARWLFDISGEDIEVVVHPQSIVHSLVEFQDGSVLAQLGIPDMRIPIAYALSYPQRLPLRLNRLGLTQCGNLAFEEPDYRRFPALRLSFDALQQGGVLPAVLNAANEEAVEAFLDNRLSFQQIAETVAQTMETVRSGDENSLDDILEADREARSVARRLIERLQ, encoded by the coding sequence ATGAAGAAAAAAATCTCTCTCCTGGGTTCAACCGGCTCTATTGGTGTCAACGTTCTTAGAATCGTTCGAGAATTCCCCGAGCATTTCGAGATCGTGGGACTTGCCGCAGCACGAAACCTGATGGAGCTGAGTAAGCAAATGACGGAGTTTAGACCAAAATGTGTTTCCGTTATCGATGAACATCATGCCGAGAATTTAAAAAAACTGGTAGCGCCGCATTTTCACGACATAATAGTTTATGGAAACTCCGGCAACGAGCAGGTCGGCGCCCTTGCAGAAGCGGACTTTACTGTGTCAGCAATCGTCGGTGCAGCCGGATTGCTGCCTACTCTTGCCGCCATTGAGGCAGGCAAGGATATCGGCCTTGCCAACAAGGAAACGCTGGTGATGGCCGGCAAGATCGTCATGGATGCCGTTCGTCGTAGAGGCATCCGGCTTTTCCCGATAGACTCCGAGCACAGTGCTATCTTCCAGGCCCTCGAAGGAGGGAGACGGCAGGATGTTGATAAGATAATCCTTACCGCATCCGGAGGACCGTTTAGAGAAAAAACAGTTGCAGAATTGCAGAATGTCACCCCTGCCCAAGCGCTGGAGCACCCCAACTGGTCCATGGGGAGAAAAATATCAATCGATTCTTCAACCCTTATGAATAAAGGGCTTGAGGTTATCGAAGCGCGCTGGCTTTTTGATATAAGCGGCGAGGATATCGAGGTAGTGGTTCACCCGCAGTCGATTGTTCATTCGCTGGTTGAGTTTCAGGACGGTTCAGTCCTTGCTCAACTAGGAATCCCCGACATGCGTATTCCCATAGCCTATGCCTTGTCCTATCCGCAAAGGCTGCCTCTGCGCCTTAACCGGCTTGGGCTCACTCAGTGCGGCAATCTCGCCTTTGAAGAGCCGGATTACCGACGTTTTCCCGCTTTGCGCCTGTCCTTTGATGCTCTGCAGCAGGGCGGCGTCCTTCCCGCGGTTCTCAATGCCGCCAATGAAGAAGCTGTTGAGGCATTTCTTGATAATCGTCTGTCTTTTCAGCAAATAGCTGAAACAGTCGCGCAGACTATGGAGACAGTGAGAAGCGGCGACGAAAACAGTCTGGACGATATATTGGAGGCGGACAGAGAGGCACGGAGTGTGGCGCGGCGTCTTATAGAACGACTGCAGTAA
- a CDS encoding phosphatidate cytidylyltransferase → MKRIVPGIALASCWLFLLLSGSFSAFWLVVVIIALIGAHEYLKMALPSDTGNPELLMLSTSLALPVILSGLWHEAGLCGGLFFSVFLSICYILTNYTRLADSFGVLSRLVFGAVYVGFFAAHLVLLWLVPEGNYWLIILVAITAGSDSGAYYSGRTWGRHKLCRNVSPNKTIEGAIGGVISGLVIAVIFAVFLLDNINWVVLVPMAILLTGVGIAGDLSESIIKRGTDTKDSGKILLGHGGILDRIDSLLLSAPVLYYLLIFTG, encoded by the coding sequence ATGAAAAGAATTGTACCGGGTATTGCGCTGGCCTCCTGCTGGCTTTTTTTACTCCTCAGCGGTTCTTTTTCTGCCTTTTGGCTGGTTGTTGTAATTATAGCTTTAATCGGCGCTCATGAATATCTGAAAATGGCGCTGCCGTCGGATACCGGCAATCCCGAATTGCTGATGCTTTCCACCTCCCTCGCGCTTCCCGTCATTCTCAGCGGTTTATGGCACGAAGCCGGACTCTGTGGCGGGCTCTTTTTCTCCGTTTTTTTATCTATTTGTTATATACTGACAAACTATACCAGACTAGCCGATAGTTTTGGGGTCTTAAGCAGGCTCGTGTTCGGTGCCGTCTATGTCGGATTTTTTGCGGCTCATCTGGTTCTTTTGTGGCTGGTGCCTGAAGGCAATTACTGGCTCATCATACTGGTGGCCATAACTGCGGGCTCTGATTCGGGAGCATATTACAGCGGCAGGACTTGGGGCAGACATAAGCTCTGCCGAAATGTCAGTCCAAATAAGACGATAGAAGGCGCTATCGGCGGAGTGATAAGCGGTCTTGTCATTGCTGTGATATTTGCCGTTTTTCTCCTTGATAACATTAATTGGGTCGTTCTTGTCCCCATGGCAATTCTGCTGACCGGTGTCGGCATTGCCGGTGATTTGAGCGAATCCATCATCAAGCGGGGAACAGATACAAAAGATTCCGGAAAGATACTCCTTGGTCATGGCGGTATTCTCGACAGGATCGACTCCCTGCTCCTGTCTGCTCCCGTTCTCTACTACCTGTTGATTTTCACCGGATGA
- a CDS encoding isoprenyl transferase encodes MPTDPELDQTRLPRHVAIVMDGNGRWAEQRKKPRLYGHKAGASTVREIVEVAGEIGIEVLTLYAFSSENWKRPDGEVSGLMSILQNYLESELSRMLSNNIRLSCIGDLHRIPDGVRGVLLDSIDKTKKNDKLILNLALSYGSRDEIVHAVRKIADMCRQGILDSGDINQDTISDNLYTSDLCDPDLLIRTGGEKRLSNFLLWQASYAEIIFTETMWPDYRKDAFLNSLAEYQNRERRFGKTGAQLRTG; translated from the coding sequence ATGCCAACGGATCCTGAGCTTGATCAAACCAGATTACCCCGTCATGTTGCCATAGTCATGGATGGCAACGGCAGATGGGCCGAACAAAGAAAAAAACCACGGCTCTATGGGCATAAGGCCGGTGCTTCAACAGTCAGGGAAATTGTCGAGGTCGCCGGAGAAATAGGCATTGAAGTGTTGACTCTATATGCTTTCTCCAGCGAAAACTGGAAGAGACCCGATGGTGAGGTTTCCGGCTTGATGTCGATTCTTCAGAACTATCTGGAGTCAGAGCTTTCCCGGATGCTCAGCAACAATATCAGGCTTTCCTGTATCGGCGACCTTCATAGAATACCAGACGGTGTTCGTGGCGTACTGCTTGATTCCATTGATAAGACCAAGAAAAACGATAAGCTTATTCTCAATCTTGCCTTGAGTTATGGATCACGTGATGAAATTGTCCATGCAGTCAGAAAAATCGCCGACATGTGCCGGCAGGGAATACTTGACAGCGGCGACATTAACCAGGATACAATTTCTGATAATCTCTATACTTCCGATCTTTGCGATCCTGATCTTCTTATCCGAACCGGAGGAGAGAAGCGATTATCCAACTTTCTGTTGTGGCAGGCCTCCTATGCCGAGATAATTTTCACCGAAACAATGTGGCCTGACTACAGAAAAGATGCTTTCTTGAATTCCCTGGCGGAATATCAGAACAGAGAGCGCCGCTTCGGCAAGACCGGGGCACAGCTGAGGACCGGATAG
- the frr gene encoding ribosome recycling factor has product MSDVIFEMSEKMEKSVEAFRQELSKVRTGRASLALLEDIMVDAYGSSMPLNQVGTLTIPESRMISIQPWDPQMLPAIEKALLKASIGLTPVSDGKIIRLNIPQLTEERRRELVKQVKKVAEEFRVAVRNARRDAIDILKKQKKDKEISEDDLFKLQEEAQVETDSHIKKIDEITASKEKEVMEV; this is encoded by the coding sequence ATGAGTGATGTGATTTTTGAAATGTCCGAAAAAATGGAGAAAAGTGTCGAAGCTTTCAGGCAGGAGCTCTCGAAGGTCCGGACCGGGCGCGCTTCACTTGCGCTTTTGGAGGATATCATGGTAGACGCCTACGGCAGTTCGATGCCTCTTAATCAAGTTGGCACGCTTACCATTCCGGAGAGCAGAATGATTTCTATTCAGCCCTGGGATCCGCAGATGCTTCCAGCGATTGAAAAAGCGCTTCTCAAAGCCAGCATCGGCCTTACCCCTGTGAGTGATGGCAAGATAATTCGATTGAATATCCCCCAGCTTACGGAGGAGAGGCGCAGGGAACTTGTCAAACAGGTGAAAAAAGTGGCGGAGGAGTTTCGCGTCGCCGTGCGCAATGCCCGGCGTGATGCTATTGACATCCTGAAAAAGCAGAAAAAAGATAAAGAAATTTCTGAAGATGATTTGTTCAAACTTCAGGAAGAAGCTCAGGTTGAAACCGACAGTCATATTAAAAAAATTGACGAGATTACCGCCTCCAAAGAAAAGGAAGTCATGGAGGTCTAA
- the pyrH gene encoding UMP kinase produces the protein MHIEYKRVLLKLSGEALMGDDSYGINTDVIAYVAKEIKEIIDLGVQPGLVIGAGNIFRGVAGASKGMDRATADNMGMLATVMNSLALQDALERVGVDTRVMSAIPMQSVCEPYIRRKATRHLEKGRAVIFAAGTGNPYFTTDSAGVLRALEINADIIIKATKVDGVFDKDPVVHQGAIRYEKLTFDEVLIKDLRVMDATAIALAKGDKKTILVLNMNTPGNILKAVSGQSIGTIISAE, from the coding sequence ATGCACATAGAGTACAAACGGGTATTGTTGAAGCTCAGTGGTGAGGCTCTAATGGGTGACGATTCTTACGGAATCAACACCGATGTCATTGCCTATGTCGCAAAAGAAATAAAAGAGATCATCGACCTGGGTGTTCAACCTGGCCTAGTGATTGGTGCAGGCAATATCTTTCGAGGTGTTGCCGGCGCCAGCAAGGGTATGGACAGAGCGACCGCCGATAATATGGGGATGCTGGCAACTGTCATGAATAGTCTGGCCCTGCAGGACGCCCTGGAGCGTGTCGGCGTAGATACCAGGGTAATGTCGGCTATACCTATGCAGTCGGTATGTGAACCCTATATCAGAAGGAAGGCAACTCGTCATCTGGAAAAGGGTAGAGCTGTCATTTTTGCCGCTGGAACCGGCAACCCTTATTTCACCACAGATTCCGCCGGTGTCCTGAGGGCATTGGAGATTAATGCCGATATCATCATCAAGGCCACAAAGGTAGACGGTGTTTTTGACAAGGATCCTGTCGTACATCAAGGAGCTATACGCTACGAGAAGCTAACTTTTGATGAAGTCCTTATCAAGGATCTTCGGGTAATGGATGCAACGGCTATCGCTCTGGCAAAAGGTGATAAAAAGACTATTCTGGTTCTGAACATGAATACACCTGGTAATATACTTAAAGCAGTAAGTGGACAGAGTATCGGTACTATTATCAGCGCGGAATAA
- the tsf gene encoding translation elongation factor Ts, with translation MTITSKMVKELRDKTAAGMMDCKKALTETNGDMERAIDLLRQKGLAVAAKRAGRATSEGVIATYIHAGGKLGVMVEVGCETDFVAKTDQFNDFARDIAMHIAAANPVSVTREEVPEDIVAREKDIYIQQALESGKPENIIEKMVTGKVEKFIAEIVLLEQKFVKDPERSIQDILTDLVGKMGENISIKRFVRFQIGEE, from the coding sequence ATGACTATAACAAGCAAGATGGTAAAGGAGCTGCGCGATAAGACCGCTGCAGGCATGATGGATTGTAAAAAGGCGTTGACTGAAACCAATGGCGATATGGAAAGGGCTATTGATCTTCTTCGCCAGAAAGGTCTTGCTGTTGCCGCAAAACGCGCGGGCAGAGCGACCAGCGAAGGTGTAATTGCCACCTATATTCATGCCGGCGGGAAACTCGGTGTAATGGTTGAGGTCGGCTGTGAGACCGATTTTGTCGCGAAGACGGATCAATTTAACGATTTTGCCCGCGATATAGCCATGCATATTGCCGCTGCCAATCCTGTTTCCGTTACCCGCGAAGAAGTGCCGGAAGATATCGTAGCCAGAGAGAAGGATATCTATATCCAACAGGCACTGGAATCCGGAAAACCCGAAAACATCATTGAGAAGATGGTGACCGGCAAGGTTGAGAAATTTATTGCCGAAATCGTCCTTCTCGAGCAAAAATTTGTCAAGGATCCGGAACGCTCAATTCAGGATATTCTCACTGATCTGGTTGGTAAGATGGGAGAAAATATTTCGATTAAACGATTTGTCCGTTTCCAGATAGGCGAAGAGTAA
- the rpsB gene encoding 30S ribosomal protein S2: MANVSVKDMLQAGLHFGHQTRRWNPKMKPYIYGPRNGIYIINLDLTKRLFDKACSFVENEVANGGTVLFVGTKRQAQAIIKEEARRCGMYYVDHRWLGGMLTNFQTIKNSVDRLKAIESMQEDGSINRFPKKEILLMEKERIKLERNIGGIKDMRSLPSVIFVVDPRKESIGVSEARKLDIPVVAIADTNCDPDGIDYIIPGNDDAIRSIRLISNQMAEAVLRGQAAKDGEEASEEAMAAAHGEAEAAGMESAPAAPAVPESPAASEVSEKE; the protein is encoded by the coding sequence ATGGCAAATGTAAGTGTAAAAGATATGCTTCAGGCTGGTCTGCATTTCGGTCATCAGACACGTCGCTGGAATCCGAAGATGAAACCGTATATATACGGACCACGCAACGGCATCTATATAATCAATCTGGATCTTACCAAAAGACTGTTCGACAAGGCCTGCAGTTTTGTCGAAAATGAAGTCGCTAATGGTGGAACCGTTCTTTTTGTCGGCACCAAAAGACAGGCACAGGCCATTATAAAAGAAGAGGCGCGGCGTTGCGGTATGTATTATGTTGACCATAGATGGCTGGGCGGCATGCTGACCAACTTTCAAACCATAAAAAATAGTGTTGATCGATTAAAAGCTATCGAATCGATGCAGGAGGATGGTTCCATCAACCGATTTCCTAAAAAAGAAATTCTGCTGATGGAGAAGGAAAGGATCAAGCTTGAGAGAAATATCGGCGGCATAAAAGACATGCGATCTTTGCCGAGTGTTATCTTTGTTGTCGATCCCCGAAAAGAATCAATCGGTGTCAGTGAGGCGAGAAAGCTTGATATTCCAGTAGTCGCCATTGCCGATACCAACTGTGATCCCGATGGAATCGATTATATTATCCCAGGAAATGATGACGCCATCCGGTCCATTCGTCTGATCAGCAACCAGATGGCTGAGGCCGTACTGCGTGGCCAGGCTGCAAAAGATGGCGAAGAGGCTTCAGAAGAAGCTATGGCCGCCGCTCATGGCGAGGCTGAAGCTGCTGGCATGGAATCGGCTCCGGCCGCTCCCGCAGTTCCGGAAAGTCCTGCAGCCTCTGAGGTTTCTGAAAAAGAGTAG
- a CDS encoding YkgJ family cysteine cluster protein, which produces MEKIFPEGMVPLESSPFTFSCHPGVSCFTLCCKNVDMQLFPYDILRLRQAVKLDSEEFLYQHSRVVSGDNPYFPAVMLKLDERGWCPFLGSGGCTVYSDRPSACRTYPLERAIDRKPSADRQREFYFMTNHDYCMGHEEEQNLTVKQWVRQQRLEQFNLMNDLWGEIDTLFSTNPWKGEGVGGEKQRFAFMVCYDIDGFRGFVEQKNVLQQFKMAKDLKRRILSEDSELLKFGFEWLKLIFSGKSSLIKRQ; this is translated from the coding sequence ATGGAAAAAATATTTCCCGAAGGAATGGTTCCCCTCGAGAGCAGCCCCTTTACCTTTTCCTGTCATCCGGGAGTGTCCTGTTTTACCCTGTGCTGCAAAAATGTCGACATGCAGCTCTTCCCCTATGATATACTGCGATTAAGGCAGGCAGTTAAGCTTGATTCTGAAGAATTCCTGTATCAGCATTCCCGCGTGGTTAGTGGCGATAACCCTTATTTTCCCGCGGTGATGCTCAAACTTGATGAGAGGGGTTGGTGTCCGTTTCTCGGTTCCGGCGGTTGTACCGTTTACAGTGACAGGCCTTCTGCCTGCAGGACATATCCTCTCGAGCGAGCCATCGACAGAAAACCCAGTGCGGACCGGCAGAGAGAGTTCTACTTCATGACCAATCATGATTACTGTATGGGGCATGAGGAAGAGCAAAATCTGACGGTAAAGCAGTGGGTTCGCCAGCAGCGACTGGAGCAGTTTAATCTCATGAATGACCTCTGGGGTGAAATTGATACATTATTTTCAACTAATCCATGGAAAGGGGAAGGTGTTGGCGGTGAAAAACAACGATTCGCTTTTATGGTTTGTTATGATATAGACGGTTTTCGCGGATTTGTAGAACAGAAAAATGTTTTACAGCAGTTTAAGATGGCCAAGGATCTTAAAAGGCGGATCCTCAGCGAGGATAGTGAATTGCTTAAATTCGGTTTTGAATGGCTTAAGTTAATCTTTTCAGGAAAATCTTCACTCATAAAAAGGCAATGA
- the rplQ gene encoding 50S ribosomal protein L17: MRHKKSGRKLGRTSSHREAMFRNMVTSLFEHERIVTTAEKAKEVRPIAEKMITLAKRGDLHAKRQALSYIRKQDVVTKLFDQISSQFADRNGGYTRIIRTGTRQGDAASMAIIELVGYEEDLGEEASEE; encoded by the coding sequence ATGAGACACAAAAAATCCGGCAGAAAGCTTGGTCGTACCAGCTCCCATCGTGAAGCCATGTTTCGAAACATGGTTACCTCGCTTTTTGAGCATGAGCGTATCGTAACCACTGCTGAGAAGGCTAAGGAAGTACGTCCTATCGCTGAGAAAATGATTACACTCGCCAAGCGTGGAGACTTGCATGCCAAGCGCCAGGCGCTGAGTTACATCAGGAAGCAGGACGTCGTCACTAAATTATTTGATCAGATCAGTAGTCAATTTGCTGACCGCAATGGCGGCTACACCCGGATTATCAGAACCGGCACACGCCAGGGCGATGCCGCTTCAATGGCAATCATTGAACTTGTCGGATATGAAGAAGATCTCGGTGAAGAAGCAAGCGAAGAGTAA
- a CDS encoding DNA-directed RNA polymerase subunit alpha — MTQIVEENIPFYRNWHELIAPEKLEVDKESHTEYYGKFICQPLERGFATTIGNSLRRILLAAIQGAAITTVKIEGALHEFTSMKDISEDVSEIILNIKQVRTKLNSEDSKVVRIEKKGPCVVTAGDIISSGGIVEIMNPEQVICTLTGETTFIAEMTVEWGKGYQPAEQQDKENLSIGQIPIDAIFTPVKSIQFVVSQARVGQRTDYDKLTLEIETDGSIKPESAVAYAAKILKEQMTIFINFDEEAAEPEKADEEEQDVEPLNPYLDKPVEDLELSVRSANCLKNAEIHFIGDLAQKTDQEMLKTKNFGRKSLNEIKSLLSEMGLSLGMKFENWTPPDRVPSEDE, encoded by the coding sequence ATGACCCAGATTGTCGAGGAAAATATACCATTTTATCGGAACTGGCATGAACTCATAGCGCCTGAGAAACTTGAAGTGGACAAGGAAAGCCATACCGAGTACTACGGTAAATTTATTTGCCAGCCGCTTGAAAGAGGGTTTGCGACCACGATTGGCAATTCTTTGCGACGTATCCTTCTTGCAGCCATTCAGGGTGCAGCCATCACCACTGTCAAGATTGAAGGCGCCCTGCATGAGTTTACCTCAATGAAGGATATTTCCGAAGATGTCAGTGAGATCATACTCAACATCAAACAGGTGCGCACCAAACTTAACAGCGAGGACTCAAAGGTAGTCCGGATTGAGAAAAAAGGGCCCTGTGTGGTTACTGCCGGAGATATTATCAGCTCTGGTGGTATCGTGGAGATCATGAATCCTGAACAGGTTATCTGTACCCTTACCGGAGAGACAACCTTTATAGCTGAAATGACCGTTGAGTGGGGGAAGGGATATCAGCCTGCCGAACAGCAGGATAAAGAAAATCTGTCAATCGGCCAAATCCCTATCGATGCGATATTTACTCCGGTCAAGAGCATCCAGTTCGTGGTCTCTCAGGCCAGGGTTGGTCAGCGAACCGATTATGATAAGTTGACCCTGGAAATAGAAACGGATGGCTCCATCAAACCCGAGAGCGCTGTAGCCTATGCTGCAAAAATCCTCAAGGAGCAGATGACTATTTTCATTAATTTTGATGAGGAAGCCGCCGAGCCTGAAAAGGCCGATGAGGAAGAGCAGGATGTCGAGCCTCTTAATCCCTATCTTGACAAACCGGTTGAAGATCTTGAGCTGTCTGTACGTTCAGCTAATTGTCTGAAGAATGCAGAGATTCATTTTATCGGGGACCTGGCGCAGAAAACCGATCAAGAGATGCTGAAGACCAAAAATTTCGGACGAAAGTCTCTCAATGAAATTAAGTCGCTGCTGTCGGAAATGGGACTGAGCCTGGGCATGAAATTTGAGAACTGGACACCTCCGGACAGAGTTCCCAGCGAGGATGAATAA
- the rpsD gene encoding 30S ribosomal protein S4, translating to MARNIGAVCRRCRRENLKLFLKGDRCYSDKCAFERRAFGPGQHGQSRFRKLSDYAVQLREKQKVKSMYGMLEKQFRLTFDRAERQKGVTGENLLVLLERRLDNTAFRAGFASSRDQARQVVRHGHILVNGKKVNIPSYLISENDVITLKEKSRANAIINESLEAVARRGVPSWLELDKDAYKATVKAMPNREEMTMPIQEQLIVELYSK from the coding sequence TTGGCTAGAAATATAGGGGCTGTATGTAGACGGTGCAGACGTGAAAATCTGAAATTATTTCTGAAGGGCGATAGGTGCTATTCAGATAAATGCGCATTTGAGAGACGTGCTTTTGGACCAGGACAACATGGTCAGTCACGTTTTCGTAAGTTATCCGACTATGCTGTACAGTTGCGCGAAAAGCAGAAAGTAAAGTCAATGTATGGTATGCTGGAGAAGCAGTTCCGCCTTACTTTCGACAGAGCTGAGCGTCAAAAAGGTGTTACAGGTGAGAATCTTCTTGTTCTCCTGGAGAGACGTCTTGATAACACCGCGTTCCGTGCCGGATTTGCATCTTCCCGAGATCAGGCAAGGCAGGTGGTAAGACATGGCCATATCCTTGTGAACGGAAAGAAGGTGAATATTCCCTCTTATTTGATATCTGAGAATGATGTTATCACTCTGAAAGAGAAAAGCCGGGCTAATGCTATAATCAACGAAAGTCTTGAGGCTGTGGCGCGACGTGGTGTTCCCAGCTGGCTCGAACTTGATAAAGACGCCTATAAGGCTACTGTGAAGGCAATGCCGAACCGTGAAGAAATGACAATGCCAATTCAGGAACAGTTGATAGTAGAACTGTATTCCAAGTAA
- the rpsK gene encoding 30S ribosomal protein S11 has translation MAKGKRAEARVKKKVKKNVPEGVVSIYSTFNNTIVTISDKQGNVISWCSAGVLGFKGSRKSTPFAAQNAVADAAKKAADQGMRKIEVKVKGPGPGREAALRALINTGFEVSRIYDVTPVPHNGCKPPKRRRV, from the coding sequence ATGGCAAAAGGTAAACGTGCAGAAGCACGAGTGAAGAAGAAGGTTAAAAAGAACGTACCGGAAGGTGTCGTCAGTATTTACTCTACCTTCAATAATACCATAGTGACAATCTCTGATAAGCAGGGGAATGTGATCTCCTGGTGCAGCGCCGGCGTTCTAGGGTTCAAGGGTTCGCGGAAAAGTACTCCCTTCGCTGCTCAGAATGCTGTAGCGGATGCCGCAAAAAAAGCCGCCGATCAGGGAATGCGCAAAATTGAGGTAAAGGTAAAGGGCCCGGGGCCAGGAAGAGAGGCTGCACTCAGAGCCTTGATTAATACCGGCTTTGAAGTTAGCCGTATTTACGATGTTACTCCGGTTCCTCATAACGGATGCAAGCCTCCTAAGCGTCGCCGAGTGTAA
- the rpsM gene encoding 30S ribosomal protein S13: MARIAGVDLPKNKHIDIALTYIHGIGLTSARKILDKVDLPYTMSSDDLDGDDVSRIRKVIEDEYTVEGDRRREVSMDIKRLMDLGCYRGRRHRMGLPCRGQKTKTNARTKKGPRRGAARKK, encoded by the coding sequence TTGGCACGTATAGCTGGTGTTGACCTACCAAAGAACAAACATATCGACATAGCCCTTACCTATATTCATGGTATCGGTTTGACTTCTGCCAGAAAAATATTGGATAAGGTAGATCTGCCGTATACGATGAGTAGTGATGACCTCGACGGTGACGATGTTTCCAGAATCCGTAAAGTTATTGAAGATGAATATACGGTAGAAGGTGACAGGAGACGTGAAGTCTCCATGGACATCAAAAGGCTTATGGACCTTGGCTGCTATCGTGGACGCCGGCACCGCATGGGATTGCCATGCCGTGGTCAGAAAACCAAAACCAATGCGCGAACCAAAAAAGGACCGCGTCGTGGTGCTGCACGTAAAAAATAA
- the rpmJ gene encoding 50S ribosomal protein L36 yields MKVRSSVKKMCSACKVYKRNGLVRVSCKIKKHKQRQG; encoded by the coding sequence ATGAAAGTAAGATCATCCGTTAAAAAAATGTGCAGTGCTTGTAAAGTATATAAACGCAATGGTCTTGTACGCGTTTCCTGTAAGATTAAAAAACATAAGCAGAGACAGGGATAA